GAGGGCGAGTTACCGCGCGAGCTGATTTTCTCAGAGAACTTTGCCTGCCCCGAACACGGTGCGGTAATGGAGGAGCTGTCGCCGCGGCTGTTTTCGTTTAACTCGCCCTACGGTGCCTGCCCGCACTGCCACGGCTTGGGCAGTCTGCGCACCTTTTCCCCCGAGCTGATCGTGCCCGACCCAACCCAGCCGGTGTACGCCGCGATCGCGCCGTGGTCCGATAAAGACAACAGCTATTACCTGTCGCTGCTCTACAGCATCGGGCAAGCTTACGGCTTTGAAATCCAGACCCCGTGGAACCAGCTCACTCCCGACCAACAAAATGTCGTGCTTTACGGCAGCGAAGAGCCGATCTTCTTTTTTGCCGACGCGCGCGGAAAAAACACCAAAGGACACCACAAATCCTACGCGGGTGTGCTGGCTTTGTTGGAGCGAACGCTCGACACTGCCCCCGAACATTACAAGCACAAGCTCGAGCAGTATCTCGTATTCCAAAGCTGCGAAGTCTGCGACGGCCGGCGCCTCAAACCCGAATCGCTGGCCGTGCGTTTGGGCCAATACCGCATTACCGATTTGACGAGCGTGGATGTGGGCGAATGCCTCTATCGCATCGAGACCCTGCAGCTGTCGAAACGCCAGGCGCAAATTGGCGAACTCGCACTCAAAGAAATTCGCGCGCGCTTGCAGTTCTTGCTGGACGTCGGATTGGATTACCTCACGCTGGATCGCCCGGCCATGACGCTCTCCGGCGGCGAGGCCCAGCGCATTCGCTTGGCTACGCAAATTGGAGCGGGCTTGACCGGCGTCCTGTACGTTCTGGACGAACCGAGCATCGGCTTGCACCAACGGGATAACGGTCGCCTGCTGCACACACTCCGCAAGCTGCGGGACCTCGGGAATACCTTGATCGTGGTCGAGCACGACGAAGAAACCATTCGCACGGCCGACCACATCGTCGATATCGGTCCGGGGGCAGGCGTGCGCGGGGGCGAAATCGTCGCGCAAGGGGATGTCGATGCGATCGCCAGCGAACCCCGCTCGCTGACGGGCGACTACCTGTCCGGGCGGCGGGTGATTCTGACCCCGGCAGAACGCCGCCGGGGGAACGGGCGTTCGTTGGAGATCCTCGGCGCGCATCGCAACAACCTCCAGCACGTTGACGTAGAAATTCCCCTCGGCAAGTTCGTCTGCGTGACGGGCGTGTCCGGATCGGGCAAATCGACGCTGGTCAACGAGTTGCTGTATCCTGCCCTGCAACATCACCTCGGCCGCAAAATTCCCTCGCCCAAAGAGCTGAGGGGCGTTAAGGGACTCAAAGCGATCGACAAGGCGATCGTGATCGATCAATCGCCGATCGGTCGCACGCCGCGCTCGAATCCCGCCACCTACACGGGTATCTTCGACCCCATTCGCACGGTATTTTCCGGCACCGTGGAAGCTAAGGCCCGCGGTTATCAACCCGGACGGTTTTCATTTAATGTCAAAGGCGGCCGGTGCGAAGCCTGTAGCGGTCAAGGCGTAAACGTCATCGAGATGAATTTCTTGCCAGACGTCTACGTTCAGTGTGATGTCTGTAAGGGCGCGCGGTATAGTCGCGAAACGCTGCAGGTGAAATACAAAGGGTATTCCATCTCCGACGTGCTCAACATGACGGTCGAGGAAGCCTTGGAGGTATTCCAAAACATTCCGAAAGCCGCCGCGCGCCTGCAGACTCTGGCCGACGTCGGGTTGGGTTATATCCGCTTGGGGCAGCCGGCCCCGACGCTCTCCGGCGGCGAAGCTCAGCGCGTCAAGCTCGCCACCGAACTCTCGCGCCGTGCCACGGGCAAAACCCTGTACCTCATCGACGAACCGACAACGGGCTTGTCCTTCTACGACGTTCACAAACTGCTCGACGTGCTGCAGCGCTTAGTCGACAAAGGTAATTCCGTGCTCGTCATCGAACACAACCTCGATATCATCCGTTGTGCCG
The nucleotide sequence above comes from Rubidibacter lacunae KORDI 51-2. Encoded proteins:
- the uvrA gene encoding excinuclease ABC subunit UvrA encodes the protein MLSTVTRVAAMTHKVDLSDALPASNANGRRAPVPAVNRAIIRVTGARQNNLKNVSLELPRDRLVVLTGVSGSGKSSLAFDTIFAEGQRRYVESLSSYARQFLGQVDKPDVDAIEGLSPAISIDQKSTSHNPRSTVGTVTEIYDYLRLLFGRAGEPHCPHCDRNIAPQTIDQMCDRVLELPDRERFQILAPVVRGKKGTHAKFLSGLAAEGFARVRIDGEVRELSDNIELNKNHRHDIEIVVDRLVMKPGIEERLADSLSTCLRRADGIAVVATLPREEGELPRELIFSENFACPEHGAVMEELSPRLFSFNSPYGACPHCHGLGSLRTFSPELIVPDPTQPVYAAIAPWSDKDNSYYLSLLYSIGQAYGFEIQTPWNQLTPDQQNVVLYGSEEPIFFFADARGKNTKGHHKSYAGVLALLERTLDTAPEHYKHKLEQYLVFQSCEVCDGRRLKPESLAVRLGQYRITDLTSVDVGECLYRIETLQLSKRQAQIGELALKEIRARLQFLLDVGLDYLTLDRPAMTLSGGEAQRIRLATQIGAGLTGVLYVLDEPSIGLHQRDNGRLLHTLRKLRDLGNTLIVVEHDEETIRTADHIVDIGPGAGVRGGEIVAQGDVDAIASEPRSLTGDYLSGRRVILTPAERRRGNGRSLEILGAHRNNLQHVDVEIPLGKFVCVTGVSGSGKSTLVNELLYPALQHHLGRKIPSPKELRGVKGLKAIDKAIVIDQSPIGRTPRSNPATYTGIFDPIRTVFSGTVEAKARGYQPGRFSFNVKGGRCEACSGQGVNVIEMNFLPDVYVQCDVCKGARYSRETLQVKYKGYSISDVLNMTVEEALEVFQNIPKAAARLQTLADVGLGYIRLGQPAPTLSGGEAQRVKLATELSRRATGKTLYLIDEPTTGLSFYDVHKLLDVLQRLVDKGNSVLVIEHNLDIIRCADWLIDLGPEGGNRGGEIIATGTPEAVADEPRSHTGHFLQRVLAAFPRAPLANDRAQ